A genomic region of Runella rosea contains the following coding sequences:
- a CDS encoding GNAT family N-acetyltransferase: MKFKVQKTTLATIKPFRSLFLQENNFQIRYNACHERGWTDSYRLTLGQHTVGYGSLKGQEIPDRDTIFEFYLIPAYRKYAAAFLEELIKVSKAVYLEYQSNDALLSSMAYEVARDINAQAILFEDHFVTDFQPPEVQFRLRRDDDPHVECSGTYVLEYQQKVVATGGIMLHYNVPFADLFMEVTENQREKGLGSYLIQELKRECYQQGRVPAARCALANKASKAALLKAGFKVAGFMLLGAVKN; this comes from the coding sequence ATGAAATTTAAAGTACAAAAAACCACCCTTGCCACTATTAAGCCCTTTCGCTCTTTATTTCTTCAAGAAAACAATTTTCAAATCAGATACAACGCCTGTCACGAACGGGGATGGACCGATTCGTACCGACTTACGCTCGGGCAGCACACCGTTGGCTACGGCTCTCTTAAAGGGCAAGAGATTCCAGATAGAGATACCATTTTTGAGTTTTACCTCATCCCTGCCTATCGTAAATACGCCGCCGCATTTTTAGAAGAATTGATAAAAGTTTCTAAGGCTGTTTACCTTGAATATCAGAGCAATGACGCCCTACTTAGTTCAATGGCGTACGAGGTTGCGCGGGATATTAATGCACAGGCAATCCTTTTTGAAGACCATTTTGTGACCGACTTCCAACCTCCAGAAGTGCAATTTCGCCTTCGCAGGGATGACGACCCGCACGTGGAATGTTCGGGAACATACGTGTTGGAGTACCAACAAAAAGTGGTAGCTACAGGTGGAATCATGCTGCACTATAATGTTCCTTTTGCCGATTTATTTATGGAAGTCACAGAAAACCAACGTGAAAAAGGACTAGGCAGTTATCTGATCCAAGAACTGAAAAGAGAATGTTATCAACAGGGAAGAGTGCCAGCGGCTCGTTGCGCTCTCGCCAACAAGGCGTCAAAAGCGGCGCTGCTCAAAGCGGGTTTTAAAGTAGCGGGATTTATGCTATTGGGGGCCGTAAAAAATTAG
- a CDS encoding META domain-containing protein, translating into MKTFILISNLIFLITVIACKKSSVTIEVSRDEQMARMKADFSSLDGTDWVLKNYATSPLPTKLKNTITLKFEKQSAVSYHVSGRSFVNWYGGDFNLDEEKGLVVNKEHLVSTEMAGPPENMKAEETYYQHLQKASCFKIEGNGLWLYVAKTDSAEEVMYFIKK; encoded by the coding sequence ATGAAAACATTTATTTTAATTTCTAATCTGATATTTTTAATAACAGTAATTGCCTGCAAAAAATCTTCCGTCACCATCGAAGTGTCTAGGGACGAGCAAATGGCAAGGATGAAGGCCGACTTCAGTTCGTTGGATGGAACCGACTGGGTCTTGAAAAATTACGCGACCAGTCCTTTACCGACAAAGCTGAAAAATACCATAACCCTGAAATTTGAAAAACAATCTGCTGTCAGCTATCACGTAAGTGGTCGCAGTTTTGTTAATTGGTACGGCGGAGATTTTAATTTGGATGAAGAAAAAGGGCTGGTGGTCAACAAAGAGCATTTGGTCTCCACCGAAATGGCTGGCCCGCCGGAAAACATGAAAGCCGAAGAAACGTATTATCAGCATCTTCAAAAGGCTTCCTGCTTTAAAATTGAGGGAAATGGACTTTGGCTTTATGTCGCTAAAACTGATTCAGCCGAAGAGGTCATGTATTTTATAAAAAAGTGA
- a CDS encoding acyltransferase family protein — translation MNNAQTATSLSSSIVATRRYDLDWLRVICIVILLYYHVGMIYVPWDWHIKSTEKSEVMQWIMIWLHYWRMPLLFFISGAGTYFALKKRTYGGYARERITRLFVPLVFGMFVIVPPQIYYERLFNGVQFNGYGDFYRTVFDFIPYPKGSFSWHHLWFVAYLFLFSLVSIPVFRWLKAGSGLRFMDWTERLVARKGGALWYALLICISQVILQHFYPDETHALIDDWAYFAFNLLLFWGGYILVSRPVFWQMMLNQRRIYAWATFITTVIMYSLYIAIRFYHPEWDDVWWCDLLWDINSFCLTWFSVLASIAYGHKYLNRPHPILSKLNEGVYPFYILHQTVIVAVGYYLLKLNLGVWGGFWVISTVSLALSVGLYWLIIKRVKILRLVFGLK, via the coding sequence ATGAACAACGCGCAAACAGCCACTTCTTTATCTTCATCCATTGTCGCCACTCGCCGCTATGACCTCGACTGGTTGCGGGTGATTTGCATCGTTATTTTGCTTTATTATCACGTCGGAATGATTTATGTTCCTTGGGATTGGCACATCAAAAGCACCGAAAAAAGTGAGGTCATGCAGTGGATTATGATTTGGCTGCATTATTGGCGTATGCCGCTTCTGTTTTTCATTTCTGGCGCAGGAACGTACTTTGCCCTCAAAAAACGAACCTATGGTGGCTATGCCCGTGAGCGTATTACGCGGTTATTTGTGCCGCTGGTTTTTGGGATGTTTGTCATCGTGCCCCCGCAAATTTATTACGAACGCCTTTTTAATGGTGTTCAATTCAACGGCTACGGTGATTTTTATCGAACGGTTTTTGATTTTATTCCTTACCCCAAAGGCAGTTTTAGTTGGCATCATCTGTGGTTTGTGGCGTATCTTTTTTTGTTTTCGCTGGTTAGCATTCCCGTGTTTCGTTGGCTGAAAGCAGGCAGTGGTTTAAGGTTCATGGATTGGACAGAACGCTTGGTGGCCCGCAAAGGCGGAGCGCTTTGGTATGCTTTGTTGATTTGTATCAGCCAAGTAATTTTGCAACATTTTTATCCCGATGAGACCCATGCACTCATCGACGATTGGGCCTATTTTGCCTTCAACCTCCTGTTGTTTTGGGGGGGATATATACTAGTAAGTCGACCTGTATTTTGGCAAATGATGCTCAATCAACGCCGTATTTACGCTTGGGCTACGTTCATTACCACCGTGATTATGTACAGCTTATACATCGCAATTCGGTTTTATCATCCTGAGTGGGACGATGTTTGGTGGTGTGATTTACTTTGGGATATAAATTCGTTTTGCTTGACGTGGTTTTCGGTCTTAGCTTCTATCGCATACGGCCACAAATACCTCAACCGCCCGCACCCTATTTTGTCAAAACTCAATGAAGGCGTTTATCCATTTTATATTTTGCACCAGACTGTTATCGTCGCCGTGGGCTATTACTTACTCAAACTTAACTTGGGCGTTTGGGGCGGTTTTTGGGTGATTAGCACGGTGTCATTGGCTTTAAGTGTTGGCTTATATTGGTTGATTATTAAACGAGTAAAAATCCTACGTTTGGTCTTTGGGTTAAAATAA
- a CDS encoding glucosamine-6-phosphate deaminase codes for MNYHVFPTYEALSTHAADFILAYVRNHPQATICVASGETPLLTFQKIVANTQPGDFDQVTFVALDEWVGIAPDNAGSCRSYIDAPLIKPLGISPDRVSFFDGLAPDLEAECQRVNDFIANKGGLDIIMVGIGLNGHLGLNEPGSSFESYAHVSELEEVTASVGQKYFQSETRLTQGITVGLKHFLEAKTAIVLANGPRKKDIIKRVLEEPISESLPATALKLHSNGHLWVDAAADAS; via the coding sequence ATGAATTATCACGTTTTTCCTACGTACGAAGCGCTTTCTACCCACGCAGCTGATTTTATATTGGCGTATGTTCGCAACCACCCTCAGGCCACTATCTGTGTTGCTTCGGGCGAAACTCCATTATTGACGTTTCAAAAAATTGTGGCCAACACGCAGCCTGGTGATTTTGACCAAGTGACGTTTGTGGCCTTGGATGAGTGGGTAGGCATTGCTCCCGATAATGCTGGAAGCTGCCGCTCTTACATTGATGCCCCACTGATTAAACCTTTGGGAATCAGCCCCGACCGAGTTTCGTTTTTTGACGGATTAGCCCCTGATTTAGAAGCAGAATGCCAACGTGTCAATGACTTTATTGCGAATAAAGGAGGACTAGACATCATCATGGTGGGCATTGGTTTGAATGGGCATTTGGGTTTGAACGAACCGGGAAGCTCTTTTGAATCCTACGCGCACGTTTCGGAGTTGGAAGAGGTAACAGCTTCGGTGGGGCAAAAATACTTTCAGTCAGAAACGCGGCTTACCCAAGGAATAACGGTAGGGTTAAAGCATTTTTTGGAGGCCAAAACCGCCATTGTTTTGGCAAATGGTCCTCGAAAAAAAGATATTATTAAACGGGTATTGGAAGAACCCATCAGCGAAAGCCTGCCTGCAACGGCCCTGAAATTGCATTCCAACGGGCATTTGTGGGTTGATGCGGCGGCTGATGCCAGCTAG